In Thermosynechococcus sichuanensis E542, a single genomic region encodes these proteins:
- a CDS encoding hybrid sensor histidine kinase/response regulator, translated as MTLNAADLEAITQEARHCFLYEDAPEYLLLLEQWAEQVATDPERHYTAEDYNTLMRAAHSLKGGAGIAQLSELQALSHRLEDVLEALKEGRMGDRPRAHRLLVQGIEQAQELLAAAKQNHSLTPTPHYQALLAALTELLGTVSATSSPPTAAPPDLRTALTQTLEASLQSLEASTTDAERETALAHLIATAQTLGEQCAIPWLQQLAAELPKLAADLPLGELVPAVVAEFRQLQQAELAKLPTPNPPAATAPPQDSYLRIPVSRLDRLGNIVSELLIGQERLTLYQQQFLRANRELKRRLEQFRPIRDQVQTFYDRLATPLGSRGLAANGHSDFDALEFDRYTELHTALQDFQELLVRIQETGADIDLLNRDLQEALDLNRQHLNSLYAELTNSRLVPFRQLAEKFVTAVQTLGDRHHKPVQLVIEGGDTLVDQVILQQLKAPLTHLVRNAFDHGLEPPQQRQQLGKSATGTIWLRAQLRGNAVEIQVADDGRGIDLQRVTQKAVELQLCSPAKVPHLSREQILEFLFVPGFSTAKQVSDLSGRGVGLDVVREQVQRSRGRLQITTEPQRGTTFTLTLPLTLSLLPMVLCQVGELTLAIPDLSIREVIALKEYTDIRHPSATIDWQGQSIPLYPLHQFLPYQRPLSAATQPLGVGVVVDVAGQAVALAVNYLIAERELVVKPFDQTVPVPPYIMGCTVLGTGEVVPVLAPDNFTVLLTPMEGPASAVTATAQQRTIPQVLIVDDSIAVRRLLDRVLRQGGYDVVQCRDGKEALDFLLGQGDQVSLVITDIEMPRLDGYGLLEAIRLSAQLRHLPVAMLTSRGGDTHRQKAFQLGADDYITKPFQPQGLLQTVTQLLAGRPAPAVTLSR; from the coding sequence ATGACCCTCAATGCTGCCGACCTTGAGGCCATTACCCAAGAGGCACGCCATTGCTTCCTCTACGAGGATGCCCCAGAGTATTTACTGCTCCTCGAACAATGGGCAGAGCAGGTGGCCACCGATCCCGAGCGTCACTATACGGCTGAGGACTACAACACGCTGATGCGGGCGGCGCATTCCCTTAAGGGGGGGGCTGGGATTGCGCAACTCAGTGAGCTACAGGCCTTGAGCCATCGCCTAGAGGACGTTCTGGAAGCCCTCAAAGAGGGTCGCATGGGCGATCGCCCCCGTGCTCATCGCCTCCTTGTTCAAGGGATTGAGCAAGCCCAAGAACTCTTGGCCGCCGCCAAACAGAACCATTCCCTAACACCCACGCCCCACTATCAAGCCCTCCTAGCAGCCCTGACGGAACTCCTTGGCACTGTCTCAGCCACATCCTCACCCCCCACTGCGGCTCCTCCCGATCTACGTACTGCCTTGACGCAAACCCTTGAGGCATCCCTGCAGAGCCTAGAGGCCAGTACCACGGATGCAGAGCGGGAGACAGCCTTGGCTCACCTGATTGCCACTGCCCAAACCCTAGGGGAACAGTGCGCCATTCCTTGGTTGCAGCAACTAGCCGCAGAATTACCGAAGCTGGCAGCGGATTTGCCCCTTGGGGAATTGGTGCCCGCCGTTGTTGCTGAATTTCGTCAATTGCAGCAGGCAGAACTGGCGAAGTTACCGACCCCTAACCCCCCTGCGGCAACAGCCCCTCCCCAAGACAGCTACCTGCGCATTCCCGTCAGTCGCCTAGATCGTCTCGGCAATATCGTCAGTGAATTGCTCATTGGTCAAGAACGCCTCACCCTCTATCAACAGCAGTTTTTGCGTGCCAATCGCGAACTTAAACGCCGCCTTGAGCAATTTCGCCCCATTCGCGATCAGGTGCAGACCTTCTACGATCGCTTGGCCACCCCCCTTGGGAGTCGAGGTTTAGCTGCAAATGGTCATAGTGACTTTGATGCCCTAGAATTCGACCGCTACACCGAACTGCACACGGCGCTCCAAGATTTTCAAGAATTGCTGGTGCGAATTCAGGAGACGGGCGCCGATATTGATCTGCTCAACCGCGATCTCCAAGAAGCCCTTGATCTCAACCGCCAGCACCTAAACAGTCTCTACGCTGAACTGACAAACTCCCGCTTGGTGCCCTTTCGCCAACTGGCAGAAAAGTTTGTGACCGCTGTGCAAACCTTAGGCGATCGCCACCATAAACCGGTTCAACTGGTAATTGAGGGGGGCGATACCCTTGTGGATCAAGTGATTTTGCAGCAACTCAAGGCACCCCTGACCCATCTGGTGCGCAACGCCTTTGACCATGGTCTTGAGCCACCCCAACAGCGGCAGCAACTGGGCAAGTCCGCAACGGGAACCATTTGGCTACGAGCACAACTGCGGGGGAATGCCGTGGAAATTCAGGTGGCCGATGATGGGCGAGGGATTGATCTACAGCGGGTGACTCAAAAAGCCGTGGAACTTCAGCTCTGCTCTCCCGCAAAAGTGCCCCACCTGAGCCGCGAGCAGATTTTGGAATTTCTCTTTGTACCGGGGTTTTCAACCGCTAAGCAAGTGAGTGATCTTTCCGGTCGTGGGGTGGGATTGGATGTGGTGCGCGAGCAAGTCCAGCGATCGCGGGGGCGTTTGCAGATCACCACTGAACCGCAGCGGGGAACGACCTTTACCCTCACCCTTCCCTTGACCCTTAGTCTGCTGCCCATGGTGCTGTGTCAAGTCGGGGAGCTAACTTTGGCCATCCCAGATTTGAGTATCCGTGAAGTCATTGCCCTGAAGGAATACACTGATATTCGCCATCCCAGCGCTACTATTGACTGGCAGGGACAATCCATTCCCCTATATCCGCTGCATCAATTCTTGCCCTATCAGCGTCCCCTGAGTGCAGCAACGCAGCCCCTTGGTGTCGGGGTGGTTGTGGATGTGGCCGGTCAGGCAGTGGCCTTGGCAGTGAACTATCTCATTGCCGAGCGGGAGTTGGTGGTCAAGCCCTTTGATCAAACAGTACCCGTGCCCCCCTACATTATGGGTTGTACGGTTCTAGGAACTGGTGAAGTGGTGCCAGTTCTTGCTCCCGACAACTTTACAGTGCTGCTCACGCCCATGGAGGGACCAGCCTCGGCGGTGACGGCCACAGCTCAGCAGCGCACCATACCCCAAGTGCTGATTGTTGATGATTCGATTGCCGTGCGACGGCTGTTGGATCGGGTGTTGCGCCAAGGGGGCTACGATGTCGTGCAATGCCGCGATGGCAAGGAAGCATTGGATTTTCTTCTTGGCCAAGGGGATCAAGTGTCCCTTGTGATCACGGATATCGAGATGCCCCGCCTCGATGGCTATGGTTTGCTAGAGGCAATTCGTCTTTCGGCACAATTACGCCATTTACCGGTTGCAATGCTAACCTCACGGGGAGGGGATACCCACCGCCAAAAAGCCTTTCAACTGGGTGCCGATGACTACATTACTAAGCCCTTTCAGCCCCAAGGGTTGCTGCAAACGGTGACCCAACTGCTTGCCGGTCGTCCTGCTCCTGCGGTGACGCTCAGCCGATAA
- a CDS encoding methyl-accepting chemotaxis protein, translated as MSPSSDRYFNAILTQDIPTLRALLEEDPTDHLVQLTLATALEQAGDVAAAQALYQAIAEADQGIFGQSACNALALLQGSPAVPPPPPPPSAPVAPTPIPLGRGQIKRLRQGLHTLETWLVQLQQQEWDAPMPEIMDPQLAAIGQGIAALVAQLQQQQDQIQTLEAQRQGEVQRQRQERMKMQEAVINLLLDIEGAQRGDLTVRAKVDEGEMGSIADAFNATVRSLRQIVVQVQTAANQVQAAAQTTQEAIAGLVAGATQQAADIDRSVEAVEKMAASVQAVANSAQEAAAIAAEGLTAAQLGDATMDTTVESMETIRLSVAETAKKMKRLAESSQEISKIINIISSISEKTNLLAFNASIEAARAGEHGQGFRVVADEVRRLAERVTDSARDIEQLVTGIQQETAEVLQEMEGSTAQVVKGTQLVSQTKATLQGLARLNQQIDSRLQIISERTASQTSTAAEVTQIMQGVAQMAQTTTSAAAAVVDAMESLMAVAAELQASVSRFRVDA; from the coding sequence ATGTCACCCTCGAGCGATCGCTACTTCAATGCCATCCTCACTCAGGATATCCCCACCCTGCGTGCTCTCCTTGAGGAAGACCCCACGGATCACTTGGTGCAGTTGACCCTAGCCACCGCCCTAGAACAGGCAGGTGATGTTGCTGCTGCCCAAGCCCTCTATCAAGCGATCGCCGAAGCGGATCAGGGCATTTTTGGCCAAAGTGCCTGCAATGCCTTGGCGCTATTGCAGGGAAGCCCTGCTGTCCCCCCACCCCCCCCACCGCCCAGTGCCCCCGTTGCGCCAACCCCGATTCCCCTAGGACGGGGTCAAATCAAACGGTTGCGGCAGGGACTGCACACCCTAGAAACATGGCTGGTGCAACTCCAGCAACAGGAGTGGGATGCGCCGATGCCAGAGATCATGGATCCTCAACTTGCCGCCATTGGCCAAGGAATTGCTGCCTTAGTGGCTCAACTCCAGCAGCAGCAGGATCAGATTCAAACCCTCGAAGCCCAACGTCAAGGGGAAGTCCAGCGGCAGCGCCAAGAACGGATGAAAATGCAGGAGGCGGTGATTAACCTATTGTTGGATATTGAGGGGGCACAGCGGGGAGACCTCACCGTCCGCGCCAAGGTGGACGAAGGGGAAATGGGATCCATTGCCGATGCCTTCAATGCCACGGTGCGCAGTTTGCGGCAAATTGTCGTGCAAGTCCAGACCGCTGCCAACCAAGTCCAAGCCGCTGCCCAAACCACCCAAGAGGCGATCGCTGGACTTGTTGCGGGGGCAACCCAGCAGGCTGCCGACATTGATCGCAGCGTAGAAGCGGTTGAGAAGATGGCCGCCTCAGTGCAAGCAGTGGCCAATTCTGCCCAAGAAGCAGCCGCGATCGCCGCAGAGGGGTTGACGGCGGCACAATTGGGGGATGCGACCATGGACACCACTGTGGAGAGCATGGAAACTATCCGCCTCAGCGTGGCTGAAACCGCCAAAAAAATGAAGCGCCTCGCTGAATCTTCCCAAGAAATCTCCAAAATCATCAACATCATCTCCAGTATTTCTGAGAAAACCAACCTCTTGGCCTTTAACGCCTCGATTGAAGCCGCACGCGCCGGCGAGCATGGCCAAGGCTTTCGAGTGGTTGCTGATGAGGTGCGGCGTTTGGCGGAGCGGGTAACAGATTCAGCGCGGGATATTGAGCAGTTGGTGACGGGGATTCAGCAGGAGACCGCCGAGGTGCTTCAGGAAATGGAGGGCAGTACGGCGCAGGTGGTCAAGGGCACCCAGTTGGTCAGTCAAACCAAAGCCACATTACAGGGACTCGCTCGCCTTAATCAGCAGATTGATTCACGGCTGCAAATCATTTCCGAGCGCACTGCTTCCCAAACGTCCACGGCCGCAGAAGTGACGCAGATTATGCAGGGGGTGGCTCAGATGGCACAAACAACAACTTCAGCCGCTGCTGCTGTGGTGGATGCCATGGAAAGCCTAATGGCCGTTGCCGCAGAATTGCAAGCCTCGGTATCGCGGTTCCGTGTGGATGCTTAA
- a CDS encoding chemotaxis protein CheW: MSAPAIQEYFHVELPRRVNVAIPLGQTAEVLSVEPRDICLVPGVSAALLGISNQRGRLLWMLDLLQLLGVQHAWGRLPHQRWTALVMHDGSSPRQLACLVSQLRGIIHISPEQQQPVPQRLQREVQQYLQGFVQLDRLPILLLNVEAVFEAVARSPAPAL, translated from the coding sequence GTGAGTGCCCCAGCCATTCAAGAATACTTTCATGTGGAACTGCCTCGACGGGTGAATGTGGCGATTCCCCTTGGGCAAACGGCTGAAGTCTTAAGTGTTGAGCCACGGGATATTTGTCTAGTGCCGGGGGTTTCAGCCGCTCTTTTAGGCATTAGTAACCAGCGGGGACGGTTATTATGGATGCTTGACCTGTTGCAATTGCTGGGGGTGCAACATGCTTGGGGACGATTACCCCACCAACGTTGGACGGCACTGGTGATGCATGACGGATCATCGCCGCGTCAACTAGCTTGTTTGGTAAGTCAACTGCGGGGCATTATTCATATTTCGCCAGAGCAGCAGCAACCAGTGCCCCAGCGACTTCAGCGGGAGGTGCAGCAGTATTTGCAGGGTTTTGTGCAGTTGGATCGCCTGCCAATTTTACTATTGAATGTTGAGGCCGTTTTTGAAGCTGTCGCCCGTTCACCCGCTCCTGCCCTATGA
- a CDS encoding response regulator transcription factor — MKQVLVVEDSRTEQTMIVSILEKLGHQAHVAETAEKAMEWLAAHQPPDLIVLDIVMPGANGLELCREVRANPLLKTVPIIFCSSKDQDFDRFWALRQGGNAYITKPFEPEDLIETINEYLPPLSQ; from the coding sequence ATGAAGCAGGTGCTAGTCGTTGAGGATTCCCGCACAGAGCAAACCATGATTGTCTCAATTTTAGAGAAATTGGGACACCAAGCCCATGTGGCGGAAACAGCGGAAAAGGCCATGGAATGGTTGGCCGCACATCAGCCTCCCGATTTAATTGTGCTTGATATTGTCATGCCGGGCGCCAATGGCTTGGAACTGTGCCGCGAAGTACGGGCAAATCCCCTTCTCAAGACAGTGCCGATTATCTTTTGCTCCTCTAAGGATCAGGACTTTGATCGCTTTTGGGCCTTGCGGCAGGGGGGCAATGCCTACATTACAAAGCCCTTTGAACCAGAAGATTTAATTGAAACCATTAACGAGTACTTACCTCCCTTATCTCAATGA
- a CDS encoding response regulator: protein MTTSTPTSSSVAQVSDKALAFPARVIQKVIGDRLSGHITFTDPKDSSIGWNLYVGNGQLHYANSTVGHQERFNYLCQRYCPQLSATLATDETEYQYLCRLWQQGQLTLPQLRKLLFLFSQEALVHLFAMPQASVRVERVAGLDHLVLCVPIKQTLSQLRQAITQAVQVRTYLNSPLQRLVLTTSERIPADLWPMDYGRDIAAALPQLLKQAPVLYEVATQLRMEAIATAQLLQPALVNGLIAQHPYNAPTSDTRPIVACIDDSRTIQRNVRLILETCGYRVLGLMEPTHALSALNDTKPNLVLMDISMPEMDGYELCRQLRQTEALKDVPVVMLTGRDGLVDRIRARMVGATDYLTKPFTPQELLSLAERFTQTAAMESH, encoded by the coding sequence ATGACGACGAGTACACCTACGTCAAGTTCAGTAGCGCAAGTGAGCGACAAAGCATTGGCATTTCCAGCGCGGGTGATTCAGAAGGTGATTGGCGATCGCCTCTCCGGTCACATAACATTTACCGATCCGAAGGATTCCTCCATCGGCTGGAACCTGTATGTGGGCAATGGTCAACTGCATTACGCCAATAGCACTGTCGGGCATCAGGAACGCTTCAACTACCTGTGTCAACGCTATTGCCCCCAACTCAGCGCCACATTGGCAACCGATGAAACGGAGTATCAGTATCTCTGTCGTCTTTGGCAACAGGGGCAATTGACCCTTCCCCAACTGCGTAAGCTGCTCTTTCTCTTCAGTCAAGAAGCGCTGGTTCATCTCTTTGCCATGCCCCAAGCCTCAGTGCGGGTAGAGCGGGTGGCGGGTCTCGATCACTTGGTTCTCTGTGTACCGATCAAGCAAACCCTGAGTCAACTGCGGCAAGCTATTACCCAGGCGGTACAGGTGCGCACCTATCTGAACTCGCCGCTGCAACGACTGGTGCTCACCACCAGCGAGCGAATTCCCGCTGATCTGTGGCCAATGGATTATGGCCGCGATATTGCCGCTGCGTTGCCTCAACTCTTGAAACAGGCACCCGTCCTCTACGAGGTAGCGACTCAGTTGCGCATGGAGGCGATCGCCACCGCTCAGTTACTGCAACCTGCCCTAGTGAATGGCTTGATTGCTCAACATCCCTACAATGCTCCCACCAGTGATACTCGTCCAATCGTGGCTTGTATTGACGACAGCCGCACCATTCAGCGCAATGTCCGCCTTATTTTGGAGACCTGTGGTTATCGGGTACTCGGCTTGATGGAGCCAACCCATGCCCTGAGTGCCCTCAATGACACTAAGCCTAACTTAGTCTTGATGGATATCTCGATGCCAGAAATGGATGGCTATGAGCTATGCCGTCAACTGCGGCAAACAGAAGCCCTTAAGGATGTGCCCGTCGTCATGCTCACGGGGCGCGACGGCCTAGTGGATCGGATTCGGGCACGGATGGTGGGAGCGACGGACTATTTAACGAAGCCCTTTACTCCCCAGGAGTTACTATCGTTAGCAGAGCGATTTACTCAGACTGCGGCGATGGAGAGTCATTAA
- a CDS encoding MotA/TolQ/ExbB proton channel family protein: protein MTASSPLSTTTAPSLTPVAVPRRDLTVPLWLALAIAAVATVILYIFFLPLQSTYIGQLLLNRGWTQPVAVFFAWTVLVFTILKAIALFQQAPSLRQIWIPANYPFASMRDILQLQQTLAQRRTLLPNRCARVLGAFLSSGQREIAVEAAAEDSGSAAAATDASYTIPRVLVWAIPLLGFIGTVVGISQAVSGFSSFLETAQDVNQIKEGIGGVTTGLAVAFDTTLVALVLSVLVMIPMVIVERWENKLLLQIDTYINDQLLPRLPVTNTSAGVDRETLQEVIQETIRAELPTEERLQQLLDNLNQLARAVVRDRQQFVATLEERQQQSIEQFERLVTQIQHSQGELLAHVNQEQTAIAQELRQQSQYIAQLLAESDRTLQQRLQLLETLHQALQALADTGNLQLLLDSLNHTLGNLQPVLRQLAQPRRVTLVEQPSSLDGGDRPI, encoded by the coding sequence ATGACAGCTTCTTCTCCCCTTTCGACAACAACTGCTCCTTCCCTAACCCCAGTGGCGGTACCCCGCCGTGATCTCACTGTGCCGCTGTGGTTAGCGTTGGCGATCGCTGCCGTTGCCACGGTCATCCTTTACATTTTCTTTTTGCCCCTTCAGAGCACCTATATTGGCCAACTGCTGCTCAACCGTGGTTGGACGCAACCGGTGGCGGTCTTTTTTGCGTGGACAGTTTTGGTGTTTACGATTTTGAAGGCGATCGCCCTCTTTCAACAAGCACCCAGCCTGCGTCAAATCTGGATCCCGGCCAATTATCCCTTTGCCTCGATGCGGGATATTTTGCAATTGCAGCAAACCCTTGCCCAACGGCGGACGCTGCTTCCCAATCGCTGTGCCCGTGTTTTAGGAGCATTTCTCAGTAGTGGCCAGCGAGAGATTGCCGTTGAAGCCGCCGCAGAAGATAGTGGCAGTGCCGCAGCAGCGACTGATGCCTCCTATACGATTCCCCGGGTTCTAGTCTGGGCGATTCCCTTGCTGGGCTTTATTGGCACTGTGGTTGGGATTAGCCAAGCGGTCAGTGGCTTTTCCAGCTTTTTGGAGACGGCCCAGGACGTGAACCAAATCAAAGAGGGGATTGGCGGTGTGACGACGGGGCTAGCGGTGGCCTTTGATACGACCCTCGTCGCTTTGGTGCTGAGTGTGCTAGTGATGATCCCGATGGTGATCGTTGAACGCTGGGAGAATAAGCTGCTGCTGCAAATTGACACCTACATTAACGATCAACTGCTGCCCCGCCTCCCCGTTACAAATACGTCCGCAGGGGTGGATCGCGAAACGCTCCAAGAAGTGATTCAGGAAACGATTCGTGCGGAGCTGCCTACGGAGGAACGGCTGCAACAACTGTTGGACAACTTAAATCAATTGGCTCGTGCCGTGGTCAGAGATCGCCAGCAATTTGTGGCCACCCTCGAGGAGCGCCAGCAACAGTCCATTGAGCAGTTTGAGCGCCTCGTGACCCAGATTCAGCACAGCCAAGGCGAACTACTGGCGCACGTCAATCAGGAACAGACTGCTATTGCCCAAGAACTGCGGCAGCAGAGCCAATATATTGCTCAACTCTTGGCCGAGAGCGATCGCACCCTGCAACAGCGGCTCCAACTGTTAGAAACCCTCCACCAAGCCCTGCAAGCCCTTGCCGATACGGGGAATCTGCAACTGCTCCTCGATAGCCTCAACCACACCTTGGGGAATCTGCAACCCGTGCTACGGCAACTGGCACAACCGCGACGGGTAACGCTGGTGGAGCAACCCAGTTCCTTGGATGGGGGCGATCGCCCGATTTAG
- the urtE gene encoding urea ABC transporter ATP-binding subunit UrtE has translation MLRIRGLNVYYGESHILRDIDLSVPAGKMICLIGRNGVGKTTLLKTIIGLLKPRSGRLDCQGRSLLPLRPDQRAKLGIGYVPQGREIIPRLTVKENLLLGLEARPRQRAKQEIPEEIFELFPVLKKMLHRMGGDLSGGQQQQLAIARALMGEPKLLLLDEPTEGIQPSIILEIEAAVRRIIAARGISVLLVEQHLHFVREADWYYAMQKGGIVASGPTSDLSQAVIQRFLAV, from the coding sequence ATGCTGCGCATTCGTGGCCTCAATGTCTATTACGGCGAAAGCCATATCCTGCGGGATATTGACCTGAGTGTGCCCGCTGGCAAAATGATCTGCCTCATTGGCCGTAATGGCGTTGGCAAAACCACACTCCTGAAAACAATTATTGGCCTGCTCAAGCCCCGCAGTGGCCGACTCGACTGTCAAGGGAGATCCCTGCTGCCGCTGCGCCCAGATCAGCGAGCCAAGCTAGGAATTGGCTATGTGCCCCAAGGACGAGAAATTATTCCGCGGTTGACGGTGAAGGAGAATCTGCTCCTTGGCTTGGAGGCGCGTCCGCGTCAGCGGGCAAAACAGGAGATTCCAGAGGAAATTTTTGAACTCTTTCCTGTGCTGAAGAAAATGCTCCACCGCATGGGCGGAGATCTCAGCGGCGGGCAGCAGCAACAGTTGGCGATCGCCCGCGCCCTAATGGGCGAACCCAAGCTTCTCCTGTTGGATGAACCCACTGAGGGAATTCAACCCTCGATCATCCTTGAGATTGAGGCGGCGGTTCGTCGCATTATTGCTGCCCGAGGCATTTCTGTCCTCCTAGTGGAGCAGCACCTCCACTTTGTCCGTGAGGCGGACTGGTACTATGCGATGCAAAAGGGGGGCATTGTTGCCTCTGGCCCTACTAGTGATCTCAGTCAAGCGGTGATTCAGCGGTTCCTTGCGGTTTAG
- the urtD gene encoding urea ABC transporter ATP-binding protein UrtD, which produces MTPILEIEDLTVSFDGFNALNHLSFQMQAGELRVIIGPNGAGKTTFLDVITGKVKPTQGRVLFKGRNLRRYSEDQIARMGIGRKFQTPRVYLNLTVRENLELAAARHKGVFATLFQPLSREERDRLHTLIDTIGLRPKANFPAGLLSHGEKQWLEIGMLVAQSPDLLLVDEPVAGLTDEETHLTGELLVALAESHSIIVIEHDMEFVRQIARTVTVLHEGSVLCEGSIETVQNDPRVIEVYLGAPLEESHSTQQP; this is translated from the coding sequence GTGACACCCATTCTTGAAATTGAGGATCTCACCGTTAGCTTTGATGGCTTCAATGCCCTGAATCATCTCTCGTTTCAGATGCAGGCGGGGGAGCTACGGGTGATTATTGGCCCCAATGGTGCGGGTAAAACCACCTTCCTCGATGTGATTACGGGCAAAGTCAAACCGACACAGGGACGAGTGCTCTTCAAGGGGCGCAATCTGCGTCGCTACAGCGAAGATCAAATTGCCCGTATGGGTATTGGTCGCAAGTTTCAAACCCCCCGCGTGTATCTCAACCTAACGGTGCGGGAAAATTTGGAGTTGGCAGCAGCGCGCCATAAGGGCGTTTTTGCAACGCTGTTTCAGCCACTATCGCGGGAGGAGCGCGATCGCCTGCACACCTTGATTGACACCATTGGTCTGCGGCCAAAGGCCAACTTTCCAGCAGGACTCCTCTCCCACGGTGAAAAGCAGTGGCTCGAAATTGGCATGCTGGTGGCGCAATCCCCCGATCTGTTGTTGGTGGATGAACCCGTTGCCGGTCTCACCGATGAGGAAACGCACCTCACAGGAGAGCTTCTAGTGGCCTTGGCCGAGAGCCACTCCATTATTGTCATTGAGCACGACATGGAGTTTGTCCGCCAAATTGCTCGCACGGTCACGGTTCTCCATGAAGGCTCAGTGCTCTGTGAAGGCTCTATTGAAACCGTACAAAATGATCCCCGCGTGATTGAAGTCTATTTAGGCGCTCCCCTCGAAGAATCCCACTCAACACAACAACCATGA
- the urtC gene encoding urea ABC transporter permease subunit UrtC, which yields MPKLSQFSFPKDRLSGRELIVVAALALILIFLMPPLLPGFRLDLLHRYLALAIVALGIDLIWGFTGLLSLGHGIFFALGGYAIAMHLKLQVPATASSSLPDFMMLYGVTELPWFWYPFYSFAFAVAAVVLIPAVLAALLGYLVFRNRIRGVYFSILTQAAIIVFFNFFNGQQKLFNGTNGLTDFQTLLGFPVRDAQTQYWFYVLTVIFLALAYLLCRWLTMGRFGRLLVAIRDDEARVRFSGYNPTSYKVLVFAISAALAGIGGAFFTLRTGIISPRAMDIAFSIEMVIWVAVGGRASLIGAVLGALLVNFARSLLSEQFADIWLFFQGALFLIVVLALPRGIVGWLRTEAPNLIAKLLGRPQPLATYPELEFDPEVQYEREVLEQEGK from the coding sequence ATGCCTAAGCTATCGCAGTTCTCTTTTCCCAAAGATCGCCTCAGTGGCCGCGAGTTAATCGTGGTGGCTGCCCTTGCCCTAATCCTCATTTTCCTGATGCCGCCCCTGTTGCCGGGATTTCGCTTGGACTTGCTGCACCGCTATCTGGCTTTAGCGATTGTGGCTTTGGGGATCGATCTGATTTGGGGCTTTACGGGGCTGCTCAGCCTTGGCCATGGCATTTTCTTTGCCTTGGGGGGGTACGCGATCGCCATGCATCTCAAACTGCAAGTACCCGCTACCGCCTCTAGCTCCCTGCCCGACTTTATGATGCTCTACGGCGTCACAGAGTTACCTTGGTTTTGGTATCCCTTCTATTCCTTTGCTTTTGCCGTAGCAGCAGTGGTTTTGATCCCAGCGGTACTAGCGGCACTCTTGGGGTACCTTGTCTTTCGCAACCGCATCCGGGGGGTCTATTTTTCCATCCTCACCCAAGCGGCCATCATCGTCTTTTTTAACTTCTTTAATGGACAGCAAAAGCTCTTTAACGGCACCAATGGCCTGACGGATTTTCAAACCCTGCTGGGGTTCCCTGTGCGCGATGCCCAGACCCAGTATTGGTTCTATGTCCTAACGGTGATTTTCTTGGCCTTGGCCTATCTTCTCTGCCGTTGGCTGACAATGGGACGCTTTGGCCGCCTGCTGGTCGCCATCCGTGATGATGAAGCCCGTGTCCGCTTTTCGGGATACAACCCCACTAGCTATAAAGTGCTTGTTTTTGCGATTTCTGCTGCTTTGGCGGGCATCGGTGGTGCCTTCTTTACCCTACGCACAGGCATCATTTCACCACGGGCGATGGATATTGCCTTCTCGATTGAGATGGTGATTTGGGTGGCGGTTGGCGGTCGTGCCAGCCTCATTGGGGCGGTACTGGGGGCACTCCTAGTCAACTTTGCCCGCAGTCTGCTGAGTGAGCAGTTTGCTGATATTTGGCTCTTTTTCCAAGGGGCACTGTTTTTAATTGTCGTGTTGGCGCTACCTAGGGGTATTGTTGGCTGGTTGCGCACCGAAGCCCCCAACCTGATCGCGAAACTTTTGGGGCGGCCGCAACCGCTGGCAACGTATCCGGAGCTAGAGTTTGATCCCGAGGTGCAATATGAGCGTGAAGTTCTGGAACAGGAGGGCAAATAA